The window ACCAAAACTACCCACTTAACCCCCAATTTTGATCACTCCAAAAATCAAAAGTGACAAAACTTATTAGTTCAAGGATCCAAATCATCTAATTTTGATTAAGAAATTATCATAAAAAGTTAAAcaaagtggaaagatgcaattgGAAAGCTAGCAAAATTTAGAACTTTATTATAAAATACGATTGATATTGAATTAATTAGTGTGAAGATTGATATATTCTAATATAGTCggacatatatatttttattagtaTATTTCTTATCACTTGATATTTAAGGTATAACGAGATGTATTTTAAGTGTTGGACAAGCATGAAGCCCCATACATGGTTTTATGACCTTGCATGGATTTGTGTTTTGCAAACATTTGCTTGAGTCTGGCCATTGCAACCCCAATCACTTTATTAGTATTTCTCACGTGACATGACACGTATCAAAGAATTCAGTGTAAAGATGAGAATGTCATCAACAACGAGATTAATTGAGTAGGCTTTATGAGTAGAGTTGGGGACCTTTGTGCTTTAAGATGGGGGACCATATCAATGAACATGAAAGCTCAATAGAATAAAGATGATGATATTCAtcaagtgtttgatgaaatatttTAGTTGTCACGCAATAATATGGACACCTTTATTTCTACAAATTTGGGCATTGTTGATAAGGCTTTAGGTTGTTTGTTGGACAGCTACGATCATAATCATGATCTCATTGAATTAAGAGAAATGCCAATGTGATTTCCCTAAAGTGGAATTTTTTATGGATTCTCTACTACCTCAcaatttaacgtcaattctcaTGCCAATATTATGAAACGTTGTGCTAAAAAGATGAAATGACAGATAATCCATAGAGAGTTTCATTTGTAAGAGAGTCtacttagcatttctcttgaaTTAAACCCCTATGATTAGTTCACTAGATTAGGACTAAAGTTGACCAATTAAGAGTAATAATTGTGATTTGGATCAACATTTCATAAGTGAATTAAGGATAGGGTAGGTCTTAAGTTAAGTGTATGCaccaaccaacaaaaaaaatagagtCAAAAAGGCCTTACACCGCTTTGGAATCTGTGCACCAACCAAGGGAAAacgaaaggaaagaaaaagaaagggggaCATAATTGCAAAAGGGAGAAATCCTGTAAAATGCAAAAGTGAATTAAGTTAGTTTGCTAGAACAGTGTTCTCGAAACCCTCTTGCAGTTGCATTCGAATTTAAATATCTTGGAAAAGATCAATACTCAAGAAAATAGATTGTTTGGTTAAATAAGAGTTTACTGAAAGGAGTTTCATGTTCCTCGTACAAACATGATTTGTGTTGGAACCCTAATAGCAGATACATCCAACGGGGCTAACAACTATATTCCTTTTGCATCGGAGTCGATATCTTGTAACACAGTTGTGGACAGAAAACGTACCTACATATGCAATCAGGCTCAAATTAACATCCAATTTCGGCGAATTTTAACCTCCACTTTTGAACAAGAAGTGCTCCTCTTCCAATGTGATCATATCGCCGGCAACTGATACCCAACTTTCAACAATATTATCAACTGTTCCGTTCAAGATCTCTACTAAGGTGAAGGCGCGCATGGTGCCACAGGACTCTGGTGTGCCTTGTTCAACATTCAGTCTCTTAACCCTAGGAACAATCGCCCCATTGAGGTATATAGTGTTGTCATCTCCAACCACAATCATTTTCCGAAGACCATTTCCATCTGCTAActctttatgcatgtgaccaaacACCACCAGCGGGGCACAGATTTTGCCAGTTTCTTTTAAGAGGGACAAGGCTTGTGCTAGATCTGTACCGGACGAACAATGCTTATGTTATTAAATCTCGACTTAGATTAACAAACCACATGAATGACATGCCTCTTAGATTCATCAGGTCATGATTAGCATGCAGCAACCTAAAGGGCCGAGTACGAAAGTCACATCGATTATGTGTCACTACGtttaaaaacataacaaaagcCATTTCAGTGATTGAGTGAAGAGGTTCGAATCAGATTACCTGGGTCACCATGATCTCCACCTCCAAACACCCAATCTTTTCCACATATGTCATCCATGTTAGAACCAAGACCTGCACAAGGAgtgaactcagaaatctgcatTTAAATGAAGTGACAAGTTTGGCTCCAAAAGCCTGATTATGATTTGTTTCAGCAGACTGATAAACCTGTGGGTCCATTATGTGCAAGAAACATGACCAAATGATCCTCAGGCGCGCCCGAAGCTGCTTTGCATATTCTCTTAGCACTTCCATCCATGTCTTGGACCCCAAACCTTAGTGGTTGGTGTTTCAGCACATTAAGTCAGAATTTAAGCCACTACTGTGGAAAACACTTTCTCCGAAGAATTTGCATGATTAATGTGATTCATGCATAGTATCATAAAAAACGAGTACACAATTCTTGGATGCTACTTTGTATCGGGGCCaactatattttttgttttttgaataagaaagcaaacaaatcaataaaattCTCGTTTCATGTTTCATCAAGAACTGCTAGAAACATTACACACCTTGTAGACAGGAGCTTTTGTCGAAATAAGTTCTTTCCCCCACAAGAAAAAGGTCGTCCACCAACAACGCTCAGCTTCAATGTCGGATAGTCCAAACACCGATAACCTACGTGCTCCTCACCGAGACTGAATATTACAAGCATATTATGTAAGAATGACATCTAGAACAGTAAAGATATCATATTTCAATGGAACATTAAGTAATAATGGGTACACAGAAATGCAACAGATATAGCAATTTTCGAATGTTTCACAATCATTAAGATACGACAAACTCACCATTCTAGCTGAAGTTGAACGCCGTCTTTTTTCCTGATATttgaaatcaaatattaaattaaCCAGATTATCATGGACTAAGAATCAGCATTACATCAACACACTTGACGCAAGGGCACGTATGCACCGCACAATTTAGGGTGGGGCGGATGGAGACAGTTGAAATACATTCAAAACTAACCATATTGATAGTTACATGTTGAACTGGATACTAAGCAGTGTGTCTGAAGAACTCTAAACTTTAAGCATAAggaataattaagaaaaatacacaaaaaagaaaagaaaagaaagagaaacagCTTACTTTCCAGAAAACTGTGTTGTATGCCAGGCATCATGGTTTCCCAAAATAACTGCTTTAGCAAAATCGAGATTTGCAACACTCTTAACGAGTTCAACGTTCTCTTCACCAAAATCACCTGAACAAAATGGAGGAAAGGGAAAGGCCAAAATAGACAAAGGAAGGTAAACTACAGAtttcacaaaacaaataaaactcaGCAGCCACGATAGTGCACAACCCCGACGTAAAAATGACCACACATGGCTTAAGTGTCTAAACTCGGTTTAGCTATATTGTGATAACAAATTTATCTGCACAATTACAACACTTAGGGACATATCATGAATTTATCAAACAACCAAAATTACTAGTTACTCAGCTCACCAATCGGGAAGCACCGAAAAACATATGGTAGATGAAATAGTCAGGGAGAATGAAACCTGCCTGTAAAAAGAACCAAATCCGGCTGCATTTCGATATAAAGTTACAAACTTTTATTAGATTTCTTGGTAGGACGTACAATTTTTCAATATAATCGGGCAAATATGTATAACCCGGTCCCGAATTAGAAACATAAAATTCGGGCAAAAGGGTTTCTAATATTTAACACAAATTTATATAATCCCAAATAAACAAAGATTTTaactttctctttattttttttttgtaagttgaAGAAAATACTGAAGAGGGGGAAAATGTAAATACCTGCAGCAGTTCAAGTGCTTTCGTATCTTCTTCTAGATTCCACTGATCATGcttcacaaaacccaaaacaaaaatattgaaaatttagAGAAATACAAAacgaaatttaatttaatcaacCCGCGATGGTTTCGGAAATTCACagagagtgagggagagagagacttaCGACGTCGCCGACGACTGCTATACGAGCCGAGCTGCGAGCTGGGGCGGAGGCCATGGAAGCGCGCGCGGCGATGTGGTTGGAGCGAGGGTGGGGAGGCGAAGCGGTGAGAGAACACGGTGTGGGTGCGGGCACCGACGCGCTGAGCATTCCCTGACTGACTCTATAGTCGCTCTATCTCTCGCGCGCGCACGGGCCTCCGCTGGTTGGTCAAGAGTGGCGAAGGGTCAACCTAATTTGCTGAATCGGTGAGATCGACGTATATGTGAAACCACgtgtggctttttttttttttttttttttttttttttaacgagaGCATTTTACTCACCACAATAACTATAATATATCATACATTTAATTAATTGACACATATCCTGTTACTTAATTCTAGTTAAGTTTCACAATAAatgttacttttttatttttgaaagaaaattaacCAATGTTAAGTGAGAAGACACTTGTCAATTGATTAAGTGTATGATGAGCATACATCATAGTTTATGGTGGTGAGAAAAAATGTTCTCATTTTCCACCGTTGGATTCATTTGTAGGCCAACCAATTTGTAGCACGTCCTATTATTTACTGTTAGATAATattacatttttatatttatgtagtaaatagattaaatcaaatttattcaaTAATCAATACTGTGGTAAAAATCACCATTACTTTAGAATTTACCATTGCATGACATTTTAATTTAACGTTGTATTATCATATGTAAGTTTTTTATTCACATAAAATGCATTATTAAACTAGCACAGCAAATGACTTTAAAATCTTTCAAACAAGTTTCCCAAATGATTTGTGGACACACATAGAATCATAGATACAATTTACAAATGCCGAATTTAACATTATAAGTGGTTTGGATAGATAAGATGTTCAAGTTCGCTTATTACTATATTATTTGGTGTGTGAGGTCACATTAACCATAGCCTTAAAAAGTAGATTAGTATGGCATTtgcctctttttttcttttctttttaaattttttttaacacaaacaATATTTTCTACATTAAGGGGAATAGGTTGGCTTTAGTCgcacaatgagctagtaatattGTAGTTCAAACtcgcatttggcgagaatcgaatataagaataccactagatcgtaatactaaaAAATGATTAGTATTTATTTGGCCTCATTAGCCCTTACGAGATTCAGTAATATTAAACGAAGGAACCTTATTTTAGAAAGCAAATGCCTGTTCAATTACTGGAATTAACACGGCAGCATACCTTCAAATACTTGATCAATAAATCAACCTGGAGCTGGTATCGAGGACCCAGTACGAGATTCAGTAATTCACACAGAGTCTCAATGTCCACACTCTTTTGCCTTTCCTCTGAAAATTAACCAATTTCGGGCAGTCGAGACAGAgatttccacaaaaaaaaaaaaaaaacagtaatagaccctaaAGACTTTACGTCAGCACCCAGTTCATTTATCCACtcaagtgaacagtaatagacctcaataaacagtaataggccaaagcatctccatccctaaaaaaaaatagcctagtccattttattaaaatattattatttttattataaaataataaaaaataataattttatttttaatttctgaatttataaaaactaaaataaaattttattttctccttCCCATCACCGCCATTACCGTCGAACAAAAGCAAGCCCATCATCCAGTACTCAATACTATGCTGCCTCTTGAGCCCGAAGTTCTTTGGCCACGAAGGCCAAGTTCGGGTGGTGATAGAAGTCTAGTCGGTGCTCTGACCGTTCATAATTCTGACGTTGAAGTGGCGTGGGAGATTGTGGTGGCGCAGAGGGACCGGACAACCAGTGGTGGTGATGAGGGGATGAATGGGAGGAAGTAGGATCAGATGTTGATGGTGCCGATGAAGATTGAGTaggtgaggaggaggaggaaggtgAAGATGAGGGCGAAGGCGGCTTTTCCGTACATTTTGTGAGATCTGGTGTTGGGCAACCTGccgcggaaaaaaaaaaaaaaaaaaaaaaaaaaaaaaggtggctGATGTCATGCTGGCGTCAGATGTGCCGGTTCCAAGATCAGTCAAAAATGGGTTGGTTTGGAGACTAGCACTGGCTGGGTGCCAGGCAAATTTGTGGGCTGGAGTGGATTGACAGAGTCCCAGCTTAGTTTTTTTACTGGGTGCTGGGCTATTCCACCTCCGGTGGAAATGCTCTAAGAGGCTGTCATACTTTGGGTGGTTTCCTAATGAAAGCATCTTCTTTGTAAAACCATAAGGGATACTGATCAGTATACACATAATTAGTTAGTGCATCATCCAATATTGTAGAGCATATCACAAAAATACAAACACGAATGCATTACAAGCAAACCATGCACGCCAATTGGGAAACTAGAAGATATGAACAACCTAGTTCGACTATACAGTTATGTTTTACCTTTGAAAAGTAGCCCTGCTTTGCAGTTCTCATTCTCCTGAGTCATGCATCAATCAAATTCAATGAGGTTAAAAGACAAATGAATTGAAGCGTGTATACAGAAGCACGGCAAACATAATTAACATACCGACTTACCAAGCAAGCATCAGTATTCTAACATCGGTATGGTCCACTTTCAAGTCCGAACAAAAAGCCTCGATTCCTGTTGGGCTATTCAATTAAACATAAAGAGTTTAGCAAGAAGGTAAACAACATTCAGATAAATGCATATTTATTATACTGGAATTTACCGAAACTTCATAAATCCACGCTTATCCAGGCACGGTATACTTACTCAATCATGTTTAACGACTGGTTTGCGTACGATTCAAAGAGGCTATCTATTTTGTCTACATCCTTTCTTGGTCTGCCTTTACCTGTTGCTGAATAACATTACAACATCAAATGCACATCAGAGACAAGTAAATTCAACCTTTTCTACATGGTGGGAGTAATATCCaaaaaaacaatacaaattGTTTTAGAATTATAATTTCCACCAACATTACAAGGGTAATCTTCTGTAAATACTTAAACCAAACAGTAATTtgatcaacaacaacaaagccttatcccattAAGTGAGGTTGGCTCTATGAATTTTAGAACGCCACTGCGCTCGTTTTTGCGCCAAGTCTTCGGTTAGCTCCAAGTAATCCATGTCTCTATTACttcttaaaacataaattatgaGTTTTGTAAAATCAAATCAACGGCCTAGATTCTTTATAAAGTGTGATGAAATCTTACAACAGTCTACCAAATTCCAGAGGCCAAGCAGAAGCACTTCTTCAAAGGCAAGCAAAGGGTGATAAAGTAATTTCacaattcaaaacttcaaattcaCAATATATCAGATGGTCTGAGAAATATCAAAGTTCTTCTgctcctcaaaattcaaacaCACAGAAAcactgaaatttaaaaaattgcataaaaaattcaaaattcaaaataaataaaattacgaCACAATCCAAAACAAATGAAATCGAATACTTACTGGATGCCGAATAAAATAAATtcatgaacaaaataaaatatagctTTTGCTACTTTCCTAGCTTTTGCTTAAGAATATATTTGGATATTTTAGACAGATGATTTATCGCTAGAAGCCAAGCTAATCCTATTTTGATTAGTCTATGCTTTAGCTTGTGGACCTGGCTTCTCTACCCTCTCACTTCCCATACACTCAGAGCAGATCCACCCCAGCTTTTTTTGCCCAGCACCCTGTCCAATTAACAGCCCGGCACCCTGTCCAAACCTTCCAGCCCGTGAAAcagcctggcacccagcccatgCCAGGCAGCAGGTTAGCCTATTTCGGACAGACCCAGAAGTCGGTCCAAAACGCTGGAGCGTGCACAACACTCGCGACTGGGCGTGAGTAGGAGACAGTGCTGCAGGCGGCGGGCCCCGCGTTTCAGCGCAAGTTGGCTTCGAACGGGTGAGGGTTACGTGGCCCTCCTTagagtcgttggatttccaacggtaaaaaaaatttaaatttgacttttaaaatggaccgtccgatcacagatcaacggtccacgtttttttcaccaaaaaaaaaaaaaaaaggcccaacagtcagaattttgaccgttggccacgtggcagctgattggctgttggatttgattatttttcaaatctaacagtccagattaattacaacattaaaatttattaaaaattaattaaaaattgtgaatttttaaaaaaaaatacagaaaaattttaaaaaaataattttttttttctataaatacctcaccctcatcttccaccttacaccacatttcaatattttctacactttctacactttctacatttgaatattttgtacactttgagagaaaaaaatggcttcgtggaagctcattgaagatgttacgttgtgtgaatgttggatTTGCattactcatgacccgattacgggtaatgagatggataagcgagaaatgtggagtaaaattacgaaatcgttttgcgatgtacatgaAAAACTtgccagatctagtcaaggtcttcaaggtcgttggaaaaaactcaacgcatcatttacttgttggaaaaacgccatctctcatgcttctggtaatctgcgtagtgggacaagtttagcggattaggtaacaatatttttatttatttatatgcattccacccacatcaatattttaatttatttaatttcttatgtaatttctatgtaatatgcattccacgcccatcaatattttaatttatttatttttgttacacccacatcaatattttaatttatttatttgtgttacacccgtatttttttaatactatcttatcccacatttttatagacactacaagcacaagcattctacaatgcaaagaaccgtaacaaatcattcaacaaatgggaatgttggcaaattgtcaaagattgccctagatacaaaattgtggcaaccggtccagaagttgtcatgcacggtatgggtctacacagttcgccagaagcagaTATAGCCGAACAAGAAGCtaacacatttgaagacacggaagggacgcctgaagaagtgccagagacccaaccgactcgtcagtccctcaaccctcaaggtaaaaaggcatcaaagaaaaaaggtagttcttccaaaaatgactacactaaatatatggagaACTTGCTCGTCAAGGTGAAAtgaacatggcatgggaaaaggctagagatgaggaaaaagctactgctatggcagcaataatagcagctactgaggctcgtgatgcggcggctgagagacaaagagaaatagttaatcgagagaacgaaatgattagagaagcacttcatcgagagaatgagatgcttagagaagaaaagatggctcaaacagatcgtgacactatgaacaagtctctagCAGGACTGtcttcaaattcaaaatatttttggacatcagaaaaaagagatgtcgtgcgaaggaggcgtgcaagagatgtcgaaacaagtcaagggggttccagctacagaaatcctagcaaccaagatcctagcaccacatatcctaactccacagactttgtataatttcacATTTATTTGTACtgctttatttaatttgttatgtaatttcttaacatttttagaactttatttaatttcttatgtaatttcttatttatttttagaactttatttaatttcttatgtaatttcttatttatttttagaactttagttaatttcttatgtaatttcttatttatttttagaactttatttaatttcttatgtaatttttgtactttatttaaatatttgaataagattacataaactcaccaaataaacatttaaaaaaaaacaccaaataaaattacataaccttaccatttaaacttaaaaaaaaaaaaaaacacactaaataagattacttaaaaaacaatacacttttttttttcaaccataagccttattttaattatcttcgccttcgtgcaatccccactgatggtcaatcaagtcattctggcgggttatgtgccagtatggctcttgcaatgaagtgtaccgctgaacgatcaattcattgtaatgttcatcccgttccaacggctcgtgttgcacgggaacttcggtccggtcatgagcatagtagatttgtgttcttgaattgttcatcgaatccggctcgtattcattgacggcatcataatcatactcgtcttcaacaatcatgttgtggagaataatacacgtcatcatgatggatcgaagagcctcgacatcaaacattctagctgcagccctgacaatggcccaacgagcttgcaggataccaaaacaacgctcgacatccttcctacacccttcttgacactttgcgaAGTGTCTCTTTTTCACTATGcggatgtggcactgttttgacaaatgttgaccaccttgggtaaataccatctgcaaggtagtatggtccctcgtatttattaccattaacccaatatgtgcatctcggcccatttccttgtagcagttcgtcaaacactggagattgggcaaggacatttaggtcattctgagctcctggaacaccaaaaaaaaagcatgccaaatccatgtatcaaaagaagccaccgcttccaaaatgatgtttttagcttattttctgtcgccataagctccttgccacgcaCTTGGATAGTTTTTTcatgtccagtgcatgcagtcgatgcttccaatcatgccaagGAAGCCTTGCATCTCACCtttcctcagaagccttcgcatgtcccttggcgtgggttgccgaaggtactcattggtgtagagggcttcaattgcagagcaaaaccgcatcagggactccagaactgttgtttttcccatccttgcgatctcatccacttgacctgcagatgctccatatgcaagcattcgcaaggcagtcataattttttgctcaggaagaagacctagaacatgaaaagcatcctctttttgcacaaaatatggatcatggttgcaaacatcactcatgattttatcgaacaaacttcgttgcattctaaaacgacgtctaaaaacatgatcagggaaaacgctgttgggaataaaataatcttccaagagatctttacttcgtctttcccttcttctatcgatgtttgccgcacgtctgggtttggccatctgacccatagcttccatgatacggcgggaatgtgaggccctccgccttctatggtgatcatcctcatcctcatccattgcgaaggcctcatctccacctccaccttggtcaagattgaccaattcttcctgttgtgccaacaacctttttTGCTGCTCTTGTAACTGTTTAtacgctctccttgaagaagacattgtaagaactcaagatttgaaaacgataaagaagaattctgagctaaaaaaaaggattgagtttagtgtgaggatggacgtagggatgtagggtttatatggacaaaaaaagagaagatgaggttctggacaatgccacgtggcactacgtgattggttgaaaatcttatcgaaatcttggctaaattattgtaaacaggaagtgacacgtgacgtgtcgggattggttgaaaatcttatcagaaatctatctacaaaatagtacgttcggataatgacatgtggcgtgacaagattggttaaaaatcttatcgaaatcttgcctaaattattgtaaacaggaagtgacacgtgggttgtcgggattggttgaaaatcttagcggaaatctattaacaaaatagtacgttcggataatgacacgtggcgtgacgagattggttaaaaatcctatccgaaattaaaactattttttatttattattttataaaaaaattatttaatattttaaatggactgggtgccagcgcattttgtaggggtcgAGATCGTTTGTGCTAGCGTAtttttagactgggtgccagcacattttttttggggtggagatgctttggcctattactgttcattagggtctattactgttcactgaagtggataaataggctgggtgctggcgcaaagtctttaggggtggagttgctctcatATCTcctcacggttaagccacgtcaacattttatattgattttttttataatgataataagacaaaaaacaatagtaatataaaataacattttatattgataataagattaaaaataatagtaatataaaatattgatgtgttTTAACCGTGATCGTACAAATATAAGGAGATAAGAATATATgaaaagtgggagggcagagaagccagGTCCTTATATTGTGGCGCCGAACGGTGGATTCTTCTACCATGAAACTGACGGTactttttttaatctttatCTTTGTTATCACGTTACTTGTAATGTCTAAAATATActgtataataataaaaaactaaattacCTAACCCAATCATGCCAAATGTAAAGACTTTTCAACAtctgattttattaatttgttgacccaatattttaattttatggagATGAATGTCACCATTGACATTGACGTTAGTGTTGTTATTTATTGATACTTCTCTCTGGAGATCATTACTTTCCATCCACCGACTGCTGGTTATTCAAAGTCAATGTCCACACTTTATTCAATGGGTACCTCTCTCCATGGAACACTCATTATCATTTGCaacatttattttgtaagtacAGTCATCATTCATGGACTTGCAATGTGAAATCCTGTTTCCGTCTCTGACATCAACTATCTCGCCGTTCTCAATGGTATCCAAATTTTTAGCTCTaccattcttcttctttttccatattttttttgcttttagaTTCCAACCTTCGGAGGCACAATCTTGGATCAAAGCTGCATACTGGTATTCTGGCAGCGAATTCCCTATTTCCGACATCAACTCTCCGCTCTTCACCCACCTTATTTACGCTTACACAGATGTTAACTCATCATCCTATGAgctctcttccttcttctccGACCCCTCGGAGCAGTACTACTCCACCTTCACGCCAACCGTCAAGCTAAAGAACCCATCAGTCACTACTCTCGTCTCCATTGGCGGTGGAAACGCAGACTACGGTGTCATTTCAACCATGGTCAGTAGCTCTTCTCACAGAAAGTCTTTCATTGATTCTTCGATAATTTTCGCAAGGCGTTATGGCTTCCTAGGCCTAGACTTTTGTTGGGTTTCAGCTAACACAAGCTCGGACATGACCAATATGGGGAAGTTATTTGAAGAGTGGCGAGCAGCTATCGCTTCTGAAGCCACAAAAAACAGCCAAACACCACTGATTTTGACTGCTGCCGTGCAGTACAAGCCAGATTTTGAGTCCTTCGCTTTCCCGGTTGAATCAATCCGGGACAACTTGAACTGGGTACATGTCGTTGCCTATGACTATTACGTACCTCAGCGGACCAATTTCACCGGTGCTCATGCAGCACTATACGATCCATCGAGTGACCTTAGCACGGACTATGGTATCAAATCATGGATTGGCAGGGGATTATCTGCTTCCAAACTGGTTTTGGGATTGCCTTTCTATGGATATGCTTGGACGCTAAGCAATCCCAGGGACAGCGCTATTGGTGCACCGGCTAAAGGTCCTGCTATTACCAAGGTTGGAGCGATGAGCTACAAGTATATCAAAGGCTACACTGATAGACATGGGGCTGACATAGTCTACAATGCTACTTATGTGG of the Pyrus communis chromosome 1, drPyrComm1.1, whole genome shotgun sequence genome contains:
- the LOC137744542 gene encoding uncharacterized protein; this encodes MLSASVPAPTPCSLTASPPHPRSNHIAARASMASAPARSSARIAVVGDVHDQWNLEEDTKALELLQPDLVLFTGDFGEENVELVKSVANLDFAKAVILGNHDAWHTTQFSGKKKDGVQLQLECLGEEHVGYRCLDYPTLKLSVVGGRPFSCGGKNLFRQKLLSTRFGVQDMDGSAKRICKAASGAPEDHLVMFLAHNGPTGLGSNMDDICGKDWVFGGGDHGDPDLAQALSLLKETGKICAPLVVFGHMHKELADGNGLRKMIVVGDDNTIYLNGAIVPRVKRLNVEQGTPESCGTMRAFTLVEILNGTVDNIVESWVSVAGDMITLEEEHFLFKSGG